In the Methanobrevibacter sp. V74 genome, one interval contains:
- a CDS encoding Gar1/Naf1 family protein produces the protein MKFLGNSLHIASSGKLIARSTKTPSPGGIVFDSNKNRIGKVNYVFGPTKKPYISIRLFKSANRRKIEKNCGEKLFVSKPKSKKPRKRRMKS, from the coding sequence ATGAAATTTTTAGGAAACAGTTTGCATATTGCAAGTTCTGGAAAATTAATAGCAAGGTCCACTAAAACACCTTCGCCAGGAGGGATTGTTTTTGACAGTAATAAAAACAGAATAGGGAAGGTCAATTATGTTTTTGGACCTACTAAGAAACCATACATTTCTATTCGTCTGTTTAAATCTGCAAATAGAAGGAAAATAGAAAAAAATTGTGGCGAAAAATTATTTGTATCCAAACCAAAATCCAAAAAACCTAGAAAAAGGAGGATGAAATCATGA
- a CDS encoding RraA family protein produces the protein MTISPKDVLNKNKNLNKRVDVNKINLNNISIDDLRYNGKNYDEYINLMSLLENVSACQVSDAYNGISKRSGTIQSIRPINNQKVFGSIFTAETSSDDWGTSALAIDAANPGDILFFKVDLDDKAIWGELASTCAKDNGIKATVIYGSARDLDALLYIDYPVFASNFCPNAGSALGLGTLNESVEVEGVKINPGDFIIADESGIVVIPHELFVQTMVAVLGVKLKESKIIDDIADGKTLAEIVGLK, from the coding sequence ATGACAATAAGTCCGAAAGATGTTTTAAATAAAAATAAAAATTTAAACAAACGTGTGGATGTTAATAAAATTAACTTAAACAATATTTCAATTGATGATTTAAGATATAATGGTAAGAATTATGATGAATATATTAATTTAATGTCCTTGCTTGAAAATGTTTCCGCTTGTCAAGTTTCAGATGCATATAATGGCATTTCTAAAAGGTCAGGGACAATTCAATCTATCAGGCCGATTAATAATCAAAAGGTTTTCGGATCTATTTTCACAGCTGAAACCTCTAGTGATGACTGGGGGACTTCCGCACTGGCTATTGATGCTGCAAATCCTGGAGATATATTATTTTTTAAAGTTGACTTGGATGATAAAGCTATTTGGGGCGAACTTGCATCCACTTGTGCAAAAGATAATGGCATTAAAGCAACTGTGATTTATGGCTCAGCTAGAGATTTAGATGCACTTTTATATATTGATTATCCGGTATTTGCTTCTAATTTCTGTCCTAATGCAGGTTCTGCTTTAGGTTTGGGAACTTTAAATGAAAGTGTTGAAGTTGAAGGAGTTAAAATTAACCCTGGTGATTTCATTATAGCAGATGAGAGCGGTATTGTTGTCATTCCTCATGAATTATTTGTTCAAACAATGGTGGCTGTTTTGGGAGTTAAACTAAAGGAATCTAAGATTATTGATGATATTGCAGATGGAAAAACATTAGCCGAAATTGTCGGACTCAAATAG
- the dnaG gene encoding DNA primase DnaG produces MGKGEELTTTKYLIHAQITANGIVEKPDVVGAVFGQTEGLLSNDLDLRELQRTGRIGRIQVNIHSNSGRAKGEIVIPSSLDRVETAILAASLETINRVGPCEAEIRTTKVEDVRAVKREQVVNRAKEIYKNMVESVGSTSMRMIEEVREAMRIHEISEYGEDRLPAGPSINTSDAIIVVEGRSDVLNLLKYGIKNTVAVEGVSVPHSIGELSKKRTTTAFVDGDRGGELILKELLQIGKVDYITRAPRGKEVEDLKKEEVLVALRDKVPTAQFLATTNILNDSNNNHKKENNRNNKKNHKYNRNEKQQPQVKEEVEIEDDEVSLMKDMLKEFEGTGCGAILDEALNMTKEVEVENIYDEIRNIEETADTVIFDGVISQRLVDVASEKGIKKLVAFKSMNIVKKPLDVKLITID; encoded by the coding sequence ATGGGAAAAGGTGAAGAATTAACAACAACAAAATATTTAATCCACGCTCAAATTACAGCTAATGGTATTGTTGAAAAACCAGATGTTGTTGGTGCTGTCTTTGGGCAAACTGAAGGTTTACTTAGTAATGATTTAGATTTAAGAGAACTTCAAAGAACCGGAAGAATCGGAAGAATCCAAGTTAACATCCACTCAAACAGTGGAAGAGCAAAAGGAGAAATCGTGATTCCATCTAGTTTAGATAGAGTTGAAACCGCCATTCTCGCTGCATCACTCGAAACTATCAATAGAGTAGGCCCTTGTGAAGCAGAAATACGCACAACAAAGGTTGAAGATGTAAGGGCTGTTAAAAGAGAACAAGTTGTTAACCGTGCAAAAGAAATTTATAAAAACATGGTTGAAAGTGTTGGCTCAACTAGCATGAGAATGATTGAAGAAGTAAGAGAGGCGATGAGAATTCATGAAATATCCGAATACGGTGAAGATCGCCTACCCGCTGGACCCAGCATCAACACATCAGATGCAATTATTGTTGTGGAAGGTCGCAGCGATGTTTTAAACTTACTTAAATATGGAATCAAAAATACCGTAGCTGTTGAAGGAGTAAGTGTGCCTCATTCAATTGGAGAATTAAGTAAAAAAAGAACAACCACCGCATTTGTTGATGGTGACAGAGGCGGAGAACTTATCTTAAAAGAATTACTCCAAATTGGTAAAGTAGACTATATTACCCGTGCTCCCAGAGGAAAAGAAGTAGAAGATCTCAAAAAAGAAGAAGTGCTAGTTGCACTTAGAGATAAAGTCCCTACCGCACAATTCTTAGCTACAACCAACATTTTAAATGATTCTAATAACAATCACAAAAAAGAAAATAACCGAAATAATAAAAAAAATCATAAATACAACCGCAACGAAAAACAACAACCCCAAGTAAAGGAAGAAGTTGAAATCGAAGATGATGAAGTTAGCTTAATGAAGGATATGCTAAAAGAATTTGAAGGAACTGGTTGCGGAGCTATTTTGGATGAAGCATTAAATATGACCAAAGAGGTTGAAGTAGAAAATATTTACGACGAAATTAGAAATATTGAAGAAACCGCAGATACAGTTATATTTGACGGTGTAATTTCACAAAGACTTGTTGATGTAGCATCTGAAAAAGGAATTAAAAAATTAGTTGCTTTTAAATCAATGAACATAGTTAAAAAACCACTTGATGTTAAACTTATAACTATTGATTAA